A DNA window from Zingiber officinale cultivar Zhangliang chromosome 3A, Zo_v1.1, whole genome shotgun sequence contains the following coding sequences:
- the LOC122052200 gene encoding pentatricopeptide repeat-containing protein At1g63400-like has translation MRAQWRRRITPAAFPIFSSAVRCLVLPAPAGTAKPAPFPPLPTEHRIKSLLRSGMLNDAAALLAAAPPSNPPPVRFFNLVLSSFAGRRRFGAAVDLYNSMCRSDVPPDVVTLNILMNCHCESGRLDLVRQVFDQFNFWSYAPNVISCNTLIKAYCRKGRVFVALGVLRRMQEGGPRPNDRTYSILIDSAFQSSMWELGLILIREMLLIELVPSPDAYNCSFAGLCNVGEMRAAAVLYSRMVKVGVKGNVVSYNGFISGLCKERKIEDAKVMLIEMSEMGITPDATTYAILIHGLCLVGQIEDAENMLQSMVQLGCAPNVVTYTALIGGYCKEGRVEEALRLFDEMSQQRIDPNEFTYCTLLDGLCKAGKLEKALQFFRALQDREYGNHVVGYNTLISGFCRVGYVDEASRLFAEIIQRGCSPDTITYNTLIDGFCKVGRVKDAYRFLLDMPKQGLRPNLITYNTMMSGLINMGCLEQAVHLKEEMVAKLVRPDLVTYTTLINGMCQVGRFQEAENLLDHMEDKGIEPDAITYSCILHFYCKKMQLQEAKGIINRMRERGFEANFGVYSALLQGFCRRGEVKEAIKLLNCAILDGTTPSTISVTHLLEYICQFGLLDRFVDLLPIRAG, from the coding sequence ATGCGCGCGCAATGGCGGCGTAGGATTACGCCCGCCGCGTTCCCGATCTTCTCCTCCGCCGTACGTTGCTTAGTCCTTCCGGCGCCGGCTGGCACTGCAAAGCCGGCTCCTTTCCCTCCTCTCCCCACGGAACACCGCATCAAGTCCCTGCTACGTTCCGGGATGCTCAATGACGCCGCCGCGCTCCTCGCCGCCGCGCCCCCCTCCAACCCCCCGCCGGTACGCTTTTTCAACTTGGTGCTCTCGTCATTTGCCGGCCGCCGCCGGTTCGGAGCCGCCGTCGACCTCTACAACTCGATGTGCCGCTCGGACGTGCCCCCGGACGTCGTGACCCTTAACATACTGATGAATTGCCACTGTGAGTCCGGCCGCCTCGACCTCGTGCGACAGGTGTTCGATCAGTTCAACTTCTGGTCCTACGCCCCTAACGTCATCTCTTGCAACACTTTGATCAAAGCTTACTGCAGGAAAGGGCGTGTTTTTGTTGCTCTTGGAGTTCTTCGGCGGATGCAGGAGGGTGGACCGAGGCCGAACGATCGAACCTACTCCATTTTGATCGATTCTGCCTTTCAGTCCTCGATGTGGGAGTTGGGTCTGATATTGATTCGCGAAATGTTGCTCATTGAATTGGTGCCCAGTCCAGATGCATACAATTGCAGCTTCGCCGGGCTTTGCAACGTCGGAGAAATGAGAGCTGCTGCCGTCCTGTATTCTAGGATGGTTAAAGTGGGAGTCAAAGGAAATGTGGTCTCGTATAATGGCTTTATCAGTGGATTGTGCAAGGAAAGGAAGATTGAAGATGCAAAAGTGATGCTGATTGAGATGTCAGAGATGGGTATTACTCCAGATGCTACGACATATGCCATCTTGATTCACGGGTTATGTTTGGTTGGACAGATCGAAGATGCCGAAAATATGTTGCAAAGCATGGTCCAACTCGGTTGTGCTCCAAATGTAGTCACATACACTGCATTGATAGGAGGATATTGTAAAGAGGGGAGAGTGGAAGAGGCATTGAGACTCTTCGACGAAATGTCACAACAAAGAATTGATCCTAATGAGTTTACATACTGCACCTTGTTAGATGGATTGTGTAAAGCAGGGAAACTTGAAAAGGCACTGCAGTTTTTCCGCGCATTACAAGATCGAGAGTATGGAAATCATGTTGTTGGGTATAATACTCTGATATCTGGGTTTTGTAGAGTAGGTTACGTGGATGAAGCTAGTAGACTATTCGCTGAGATCATTCAGAGAGGATGCAGTCCTGATACAATTACCTATAATACCttgattgatggattttgtaaaGTTGGACGGGTCAAGGATGCTTATAGATTCTTACTTGACATGCCGAAGCAGGGTCTAAGGCCAAACCTCATCACTTACAATACAATGATGTCCGGTTTGATTAATATGGGATGTCTAGAGCAGGCTGTGCATCTGAAAGAAGAGATGGTTGCTAAATTAGTACGACCGGATCTGGTCACATACACTACTCTTATTAACGGAATGTGTCAAGTAGGGAGGTTCCAGGAAGCTGAAAATTTGCTGGATCATATGGAAGATAAAGGGATCGAACCTGATGCGATAACTTATTCATGCATACTTCATTTTTACTGTAAAAAGATGCAGCTGCAAGAAGCAAAAGGCATAATCAATAGGATGAGAGAAAGGGGATTTGAGGCAAACTTTGGTGTTTATTCTGCTTTGTTGCAAGGGTTTTGCAGAAGAGGTGAAGTTAAGGAAGCAATCAAGCTGCTGAATTGTGCCATTTTAGATGGTACCACCCCATCTACGATTAGTGTTACTCATCTTCTTGAGTATATCTGTCAGTTTGGGCTACTTGACAGATTCGTAGACTTGCTTCCAATCAGAGCTGGTTAG